The following are encoded together in the Fundidesulfovibrio putealis DSM 16056 genome:
- a CDS encoding glycosyltransferase: MKKRTIIVSGLACTYPLGGVAWDYIQYLHGFHKLGHDVYYLEDTGGWAYDPFNVTFTEDYSYHIKYLTDYLSALHPDLAKRFCVRDPGDNFHGLSQEQLADVVKRADVVFNISTTLWMREEYQSIPVKVLIDSDPMYTQAGIPDYLAGTANEKDVKNIDHMKMHDRFFSFAENFGKEGCIIPKGVFDWQPTRQPIVLECWDAPRRPAGNAFTTVLSWQPKESGPVIGGVQYGGKNMEFAKFIDLPSKTGATLELALGQGRPPREMLEEKGWKLEDGFAKSTTPWLYRDYIWDSFAEFSMAKNAYVASRSGWFSCRSACYLAAGRPCVVQDTGFSGFMPVGEGVLAFSTEEEALAGIEAVRGDWDKHSRAARKFAEQWFDSDVVLGKLLKEATE, from the coding sequence ATGAAAAAGCGCACCATCATCGTATCAGGACTGGCCTGCACCTATCCCCTGGGCGGCGTCGCCTGGGACTACATCCAGTACCTGCACGGCTTCCACAAGCTCGGGCACGACGTGTACTATCTCGAGGACACGGGCGGCTGGGCCTACGACCCCTTCAACGTGACTTTCACGGAAGATTATTCGTATCATATCAAATATCTGACTGATTACCTGAGCGCGCTGCACCCTGATCTGGCCAAGCGCTTCTGCGTGCGCGACCCCGGCGACAACTTTCACGGCTTGAGCCAGGAGCAGTTGGCGGACGTGGTCAAGCGCGCCGACGTGGTGTTCAACATCTCCACCACCTTGTGGATGCGCGAGGAGTATCAGTCCATCCCGGTGAAGGTGCTGATCGACTCCGACCCCATGTACACCCAGGCGGGCATCCCGGACTATCTGGCAGGCACGGCCAACGAAAAAGACGTCAAGAACATCGACCACATGAAGATGCACGACCGCTTCTTCAGCTTCGCCGAGAACTTCGGCAAGGAAGGCTGCATCATCCCCAAGGGCGTGTTCGACTGGCAGCCCACCCGCCAGCCCATCGTGCTGGAGTGCTGGGACGCGCCGCGCAGGCCCGCCGGGAACGCCTTCACCACGGTGCTCTCCTGGCAGCCCAAGGAGTCCGGCCCGGTGATCGGCGGCGTGCAGTACGGCGGCAAGAACATGGAGTTCGCCAAGTTCATCGATCTGCCCAGCAAGACCGGGGCCACCTTGGAGTTGGCTTTGGGGCAGGGCAGGCCCCCGCGCGAGATGCTGGAGGAGAAAGGCTGGAAGCTGGAGGACGGCTTCGCCAAGTCCACCACGCCCTGGTTGTATCGCGATTACATTTGGGACTCGTTTGCCGAGTTCAGCATGGCCAAGAACGCGTACGTCGCCTCCAGGAGCGGCTGGTTCTCCTGCCGTAGCGCCTGTTATCTGGCGGCGGGGCGGCCCTGCGTGGTGCAGGACACCGGATTCAGTGGGTTCATGCCGGTGGGAGAGGGCGTGCTTGCCTTCTCGACTGAGGAAGAAGCGCTGGCCGGGATCGAAGCGGTGCGGGGCGACTGGGACAAGCACTCGCGTGCCGCCCGGAAGTTCGCGGAGCAGTGGTTCGATTCCGATGTGGTGCTCGGCAAGCTGCTGAAAGAGGCGACGGAGTAG